Genomic window (Arcobacter aquimarinus):
AACAAAATGAAAATAAATTTAGAAATATTAGAAAGCTCATATTTATTTGGGAATAAAGAAATAGAAAATCTTAATACAAAAGAGTTAGTTCCCACAATGGTATTAAGAAGAAGATTAACAAAAGCTGCAAAATTAGTTATCGAATTAATTAATAATGTAAATTTTAATAATGGAAGAATAATTTACGGTACAGCTTATGGAGAACTTTTAGCTACATCAAATATTTTAAATGCCATATTAAAAAATGATATATTATCTCCAACAGATTTTCAAAATTCTGTATACAATACTGCTGTTTCTTATTCATCTATTTTATTTAAAAATAATAGTGAAATTTTAACAATTTCTTCAGGTGATGAAACTTCTTTAAAAGCTTTAAAAGTGGGTGCGATAAAAGCACTAGATGGAGATGAATTGTTATTAATTTGTACAGAAACATTAAATATTGACAATATAGAAGAAGTGAACAATTGTATAGAATATTTGGAAGTTGCAGTTGCGTTAAAAGTTAGAGTTACAGATCAAGCTGCAACAATAGATATAAATAATATTTCAAATGAAGGTTTTCCAAAATCAGTGGAGCACTTTATGTATATTGCAAAAAAATTTTCAAATGATAAAAAAAATATTATTGAAGTTGATTTATAATGAAACTACCACATCAAGAACCAATTAGATTTGTAAAAGAGTTATTAGAAATAGATGCTGAATATGCATTTGTTTCTTGTATTTTCCCTCATCCCCCAACTTTAGCTATGGTTTGTGAAGCAGCAGCTCAAAGTAGTGCTGCATTTGCACAAGATGATAAAAATATAACTATGGGATTTTTGGTCTCTTTAAAAGATATAGAATTGTTAAATAATCTAGTTTATGATAATTATATTATTAAAATAAAAAGAGAGATGGTATTTGGTTCTATGAGTGAATTTAGATTTGAGTTATTAAATAATTCTACTATTTATGCAACAGGTAATTTAGTTATTGCCTTACAAGATGAAAACTCTAAGTAAAATCACTCTTTTTCTAATTTTAATTAGCTCATATTTATCTGCTAATATATTTTATATAGATGAACCTGTTCTTAATAGTAAAGTTTATATGGAAATACATGGCGATAAAAAGAATGAAGCAATTGTTTTTGTTCATGGATTAGGTGATGAAGCTTCTACAATCTGGAAAGATAGTGTTGAAAAGTTAAAAGAAAATTATTATGTAATAATTTTTGATTTACCTGGATTTGGAAAATCTTCTAAAAGTAGTGCTGAATATACTCCTGAAAAATATGCTTTAGTTCTTGATTATATTGTTTCAAAATATATTAATAAACCTTTTTATTTGATTGGTCATTCAATGGGTGGTGCAATTAGTATAAAGTATACGACATTATTTGAAAATAAAATAAAAAAATTATTTTTAATAAATTCAGCTGGTATTTTACATCGAGATGCTTATGGAGAATTTTTAATTAAAGTAGGAGTTGATAAATTTGTTGATGCAAAAGAGAGTGATTTTTTAAACACTAAAATAACAAATTTTATGTCAAAAGTTACAAATGGATTAAATAAGATGGTTAATGTTGATTTATATACCATCGTAAGAAATGATGAATTAAGACAACTAGTATTTCAAAAAAATTCAACAGCAATTGCAGCTATTGGTTTAATGACAGAAGTTTTTTTTGATATTAATAAGATAAATGTTCCAACTCTTATTTTATGGGGAGAAAATGATGATGTGGTTCCTATACGAGTAGGGTATATTTTAAATAAGTTGATAAAAAACTCAAATTTAGAAGTCATTAAAAATTCAGGACATGTTCCTATATTGGATTCAAAAGAGGTTTATCTAAATTATTTGGATAAATTTTTAAATAAAGAAATAGAAAAAAAAGAGAAAAATCAGACTAAAGTTTACTCTAAAGATGAAAAGACAATAATAGCAAATAACACTAAAATAAATTGTAATTCTAGAATTTTAAAAATTATAGATTCAAAGAATCTTCAATTAAATAATTGTAATTTAGAAAAATTAATTATTGTAAATTCAACAGTTTCTTTGATAGATTCAAATATTAATTCAGATAATGTTGCAATAAGTGCTACAAATTCTATTCTTAATATAACGTCAAGTGATATTAAAGGAAGAATAGCAATTGAATTAAATAATTCAAAACTAGATATAGCAGGAACAAATTTAGTTTCTTCTGAAATTTCTATTTTAAGTAAGGGTATTAATCAAGTAATATTTTCTTTGACAACTTTAATTGGACCAATTACAACTAAAGTTTTTCATAAAAAAGTAACAATGCAAAATAATAATAAATTTTAGGATAAAAATGAGAAAAGAATTTTTTAAAAATAATGATAACTTAAATGCTTTAGATGCTCAGTATGAAGCACAAAAAATAGCTTTTGCTCCTATTATATTTCAAGTAGCTAGAACAATGAGAGATTTAAAATTATTAGAATTATTGTCAAAAAATAAAGATGGATTAACTTATTTAGAACTAGCAAATAAATCTAATTTAACAAAATATGCAGTCCAAGTTTTATGTGAAACTGCGTTAAGTGCAAATATAGTTTCGATAAAAGATGAAAAAGTTTTTTTAACAAAAATAGGATTTTTTATAAATAGCGATAGAATGACAAATGCTAATATGAATTATAATCATCATGTTAATTATTTAGGATTGTTCAATTTAGAAGAATCAATCAAAAATGGAAAAGCTGAAGGCTTAAAAGTATTTGGAAATTGGGAAACAATTTATCCAGCTTTATCAACATTACCTGAAGAGGTTAAGAATAGTTGGTTTGAATTTGACCATTTATATTCTGATTCAGGATTTCCAAAAGCAATAAAAATTTTAAAAAATTTAAAGCCTAAAAATATTTTGGATATTGGTGGAAATACAGGAAAATTTGCTACGTTATTTGCAAAAGAAAATCCTGAAATAAATATTACTATTATGGATTTACCACAACAAGTAAAATTAGCAAAACAAACAATTTATGAAAATAATATTACAAATGTTTCAACTTATGAGGGAAATATATTGTTAGATGAAACTTTAGTTCCAAAAGGGTTTGATATTATTTGGATGAGTCAATTCTTGGATTGTTTTAAGGAAGAACAAATAGTTAATATTTTAAATAAAATTAGAGATTCGATTGATGATAATGCTGAAATTTGTATTATGGAACCATTTTGGGATAGACAAAATAATGAAACAGCCTCTTTTTGTGTTATAAATACTTCACCATATTTTACAGCAATGGCAAATGGGTATAGTAAAATGTTTAAATATACAGATTTTGAAAAATTACTTATTGAATCAGGTCTTAATGTAATCGAAACAATTGATGATATAGGATTATGCCAAACAATAATTAGATGTAAAAAATAGTTAATTTAATATAAAATTTTAGTTTAATTTTTTTCTAAGTATTTACAATTAACAAAGTCAAATAATGTTAAGATTCAACAATTAAAATAAAGGTTGTTTATGTTTAAAATAATATCAGAGAGTTCAATACGTATAAAAACGGCATTAGTTCTTTTTTTTGTATTTATATTAGTATCATATTTTGATACATTGTTTTTAGTTTGGTTATTTCTTGGATTTTTTATGATAGTAGGTGTATCAGAATCAAGAAAATTATTTGGGTTAGAACACAATTATCTTATTTTTCAATACTCAGCTATTATATGGATTGCAGCTTATTTTTATCCAAATCCTATGGAATTAGTTTTTGTATCATTGATTGCAATAGCATCAATAATTGCATATAGAAAAAAAACAAATCCTAAAATTATTTTACCAATTTTATATCCTTTAGTTTCTTTTTTATTTTTATTATCTTTATATATTGAATTTGGGATACAAGTTTTATGGTGGTTATTATTTGTTGTAGCAAGTGCAGATACTGGTGCTTATTTTGTAGGTAAAAGTATAGGAAAAACTAAATTTTGTGAAACAAGTCCTAAAAAAACGGTTGAAGGTGTTATTGGAGGAGTTTTATTAGCTGGAATATTAGGTCCATTATTTGCTTTAAGTGGTATTTCTTATGGTTCAGCATTAGTTATTTCTTTGGTTGTTGCTGTTTCTTCAATATTTGGAGATTTATTTGAAAGTTATTTAAAAAGAGAAGCAGGGGTAAAAGACAGTGGTTCTCTTTTACCTGGACATGGTGGAGTTTTAGATAGAACAGATGGATTTTTATTTGGAGCTGTTATAATGCTTGTTCTTTTAAGGATTGTTGTTTGATCCTTCTTGGAAGTACAGGATCAATTGGTGTAAATACTTTAAATATTGCACGTAAATTTAATTTAAATGTTGAAGTTTTAGTAGCTGGAAGAAATATAGAGTTACTAAATCAACAAATAAAAGAATTTAATCCAAAAAAAGTTGTAATTGATAGAGAAGAAGATATAAAACTTGTTTGTCACAACAACATCTCTTTTGGAGAAGAAGCAATTTTAAATGCCATACAAGAGAGTTCATCAAATACTGTTGTAAATGCACTTGTAGGATTTTTAGGTCTAAAACCAACTTTAAAAGCTATAGAGTGTGGGAAAAAAATTGCTCTTGCAAATAAAGAATCTTTAGTTGTAGCCGGAAAATTTATAGACCAAAAAAACTTACGTCCAATAGATAGTGAACACTTTGGTCTTTGGTATTTACTTCAAGATAAAAAAATAGATTCAATGCTTATAACTGCAAGTGGTGGTTCTTTTAGGGATTATCCACTTGAAAAACTTCAGAATGTTTCCATAAAAGAAGCGTTAAATCATCCAAACTGGTCAATGGGAAATAAAATAACTATTGATAGTGCAACTATGACAAATAAAATGTTTGAGCTACTTGAAGCTGCTTGGCTTTTTGATACAAAAAAATTGGATGCAATAATTGAAACAAAATCTTTAATTCATGCTTTAATAAATTTTAAAGATGGAAGTACAACCGCCCATATAGCAAATGCTTCTATGCAACTTCCAATTGCATATGCAATACTTGGACATTGTGATGAGCAAATTTTAAAGCCAGTTGATTTGGTTGAAATTACAAATTTAGAATTTAGAAAAATAGAGAGTTCAAGATATCCAATTTGGAATATTAAAGATGAAGTATTAAATAATCCTGATTTAGGAGTAGTTTTAAATGCAGCAAATGAAGTGGCTGTTTCTAAATTTTTAAGTTCACAAATTGGTTTTATGGATATTTCAAAAATGACTTTAAATGCAATTAATAAATTTCATAATTTAAAAGCTAATAATATAGAAGATATTTTTGAAATTGATAAACAAGTAAGGAATTATTGTGAGTCTTGATTTACTTATTCCTTTTGCAATACTTCTTATTTTGGTTATATATTTGATATATACAAGAAATAGTTTTGAAAAAAATATCGTAAGTTTATATGAAAAAAAATTCGATGAATGGAAAAAACATAGTACAATAGATAAAGAGCAAACTTCACATAAAGAGTTAGTAGGTTTGATTTATAAAAAAGATTATAAATTAAGCATAGAATTAATTGATAAAAGTGTTGAATCACAGTTAAGTAGAGGGAAGTTTGAGGTAACTAATCTAAAGGATAGCTAATGAAATATTTGTTTTTAATATTTGTTTTATTCAATTTTATTGAAGCAAAAATTTATAGAGATGGCTCAAAAGAGATAGTTATTGATGATAGTGCAAAATTAATGTGGGTTGATAATGTTTCAGTTATTAAAAATATGAAAAATCATGATGATGGTGAAAAATATTGTAATGAGATAACACATGGTGGTTTTAGCAATTGGAGACTTCCAAAAATAGAAGAGTTTGAATTAATTGTAGATAAAAAAAATACAAGAAATTATATCAATAAAGCATTTAAATATAATGTTCCTGATGGATATTGGGCATATAAAGCACATTGGAGAACTTTTTGGTATTATGCTGATTATATGCATTTTGTAAGTGGAACACCATATTTTGATAGCAGGCATAAAACTAAATATATTAGATGTGTAAGAGATTATTAATAAGGATTAAAAATTGAGTAAAAGAGTTTTAATACTTCATGGATTAAGTGGAAGTGATTTTCCACATTGGCAATCACAGTTAGCTATGGATTTAATAAAAGAGAACTTTATTGTCTCTTTTCCTTCTTTTCCTAATAAAAATGAGCCAAAGTTAAATGAATGGAAAGAGTTCTTAAAAAAAGAGCTAGAACATTTTAAACCAAATATTGTAGTTTGTCACTCATTAGCAAATATTTTATGGTTTCATACTTGTGATGAACTTGATATAAAACTTGATAAATTAATGTTAGTTGCACCTGTTTCAAGAAATAGAGATATTCCTGAAGCGAAAACCTTCTTCCCTTATCCAATAGCAAAAGATTTAAAAGCAAATGAAATAATTATGGCAGCTTCAACAAATGACCCATATATGAGTATTGAAGAAGCTATAGAACTTCAATCTAAATTGAATATCGGTATGAAAATTATGGAAAATGCAGGACATATAAATGCAGCTTCTGGATTTGGAAAACTTGATTGTGCATTAGATTGGATAAAAAGAGTTGATGAATGTCAAATAAATGAAGAGTTAGAAAAATGATTTTGAGTATAGAATCTTCATGTGATGATAGTTCTCTTGCTATAACAGATATAAAAACTAATAAATTAATTTATCATAAAAAAATATCTCAAGAGATACAACATAGTTTTTATGGAGGAGTAGTTCCTGAGCTTGCAGCTAGGCTTCATGTTGAGGCATTACCAAAAATTCTTGAAGAGTGTAAAGAATATTTTCCTTCATTAAAAGCAATAGCTGTTACAAATGCACCAGGACTATCTGTTACTTTAACAGAAGGTGTAACAATGGCAAAAGCTTTATCTATTTCTTTAAATCTTCCATTAATTGCTGTTAATCATCTAAAAGGACATATCTATTCACTTTTTATTGAAAAAAATGAAGTTTTACCAATGACTGTTTTATTAGTTTCAGGTGGACATACTCAAATTATTGAAGCAAATAGTTTATACGATATGAAAGTAATTGCAAGTACAATGGATGATAGTTTTGGAGAGAGTTTTGATAAAGTTTCTAAAATGTTAGGACTTGGATATCCAGGTGGACCAATTGTTCAAGAGTATGGTTTAAAAGGTGATGAAAATAGATTTGAATTACCTATTCCTCTTAGCCAAAGTTCTAAAATAGAGTTCTCTTATTCAGGACTTAAAAATGCAGTTAGAATGCAAATAGAAAAGCTTGAAAATCAAGAAGGTGGAATTAAAGAACAAAATAAATATGATCTTTGTGCATCTTTTCAAAAAACGGCAGTTTTACATATTATGCAAAAATTAAAAAAACTATTTAAACAAAAAACTCCAAAAAATTTCGCAATAGTGGGTGGAGCTAGTGCTAATATATATTTACGTTCACAGCTTGAAGAGTTATGTAAAAAATCAAATACAAATTTATATCTTAGTGAATTAAAATATTGTGCTGATAATGCAGCGATGATTGGACGAGTTGCAGTTGAGCAATATAAACAAAATGATTTTATTAGAATTAAAGATATAGATGTTCAATCAAGAATCAAGGAGTTAGTATGGGCTTAGCAGATAAATTAGCTTTTGGATTGGGTGCAAAACTAGAGGGAAATAGTTTTGATACAGTAAAAGAAGATAAAAAAAAACCAAAAAAATCATCAAATGAAATAATTCCAAAAAATCAACATCAATTAGTTTTTACTTTTGAAAAAAGAAATGGAAAACCAGTTACAAATGTAGGAAGATTTAATATCTCTTTGGATGAAAAAAAAGAAGTTCTAAAACTTCTAAAGAAAAAACTAGCTTGTGGTGGAGCTATAAATGAAGAGTGGCTTGAACTTCAAGGTGATGTAAAAGATAAAATAAAAATTATTTTAGAAAGTGATGGTTGGAAATTTAGAAAATAAAAGGAATATGAAATGCAAAAAATATTTGATGAGGTTACTTCCTTAGATAAAAGATGTTATGAAGAGTTTTTTTTAACAGAAGATATTTTGATGGAACATGCATCAAATTCTATTGCTTTATATATTAATCAAAATTTATTTGATAAAAAATCTATTTTAATAGTTTGTGGAAGTGGGAATAACGGTGCTGATGGAATCGCACTAGCAAGGCTTTTATCCTCAAAATTTGAAGTGAATTTATATCTAGCAAATGAGCCAAAATCTTATATGGCACAACAACAATTTAAAAGAGTAAAAGCTTTGAATATAAAAATAATAGATGAAATTTTTGAAGCAGATATTATAGTTGATTGTTTGTTTGGAACAGGTTTGAATAAACCTTTAGATGAAAAATTTATAAATCTTATAAATACTCTAAATTCTTATAACTCTTTTAAAATTGCATGTGATATTCCAAGTGGAATAAATAGTTTGGGACAAGTTAATACTATAGCTTTTGAATCTGATATTACAATTACAATGGGAGCTTTAAAAACTTCACTTTTTAGTGATGTATCAAAAGATTATGTTGGTGAAATAATAGTTGTAAATTTAGGCGTTCAAAGAGATATATATGAAATAGAAGCTAATAAATTTTTATTAGATGAAAGTGATATGAAACTTCCTTTTAGAAATAAAAAAAATT
Coding sequences:
- a CDS encoding class I SAM-dependent methyltransferase, encoding MRKEFFKNNDNLNALDAQYEAQKIAFAPIIFQVARTMRDLKLLELLSKNKDGLTYLELANKSNLTKYAVQVLCETALSANIVSIKDEKVFLTKIGFFINSDRMTNANMNYNHHVNYLGLFNLEESIKNGKAEGLKVFGNWETIYPALSTLPEEVKNSWFEFDHLYSDSGFPKAIKILKNLKPKNILDIGGNTGKFATLFAKENPEINITIMDLPQQVKLAKQTIYENNITNVSTYEGNILLDETLVPKGFDIIWMSQFLDCFKEEQIVNILNKIRDSIDDNAEICIMEPFWDRQNNETASFCVINTSPYFTAMANGYSKMFKYTDFEKLLIESGLNVIETIDDIGLCQTIIRCKK
- a CDS encoding alpha/beta fold hydrolase, coding for MKTLSKITLFLILISSYLSANIFYIDEPVLNSKVYMEIHGDKKNEAIVFVHGLGDEASTIWKDSVEKLKENYYVIIFDLPGFGKSSKSSAEYTPEKYALVLDYIVSKYINKPFYLIGHSMGGAISIKYTTLFENKIKKLFLINSAGILHRDAYGEFLIKVGVDKFVDAKESDFLNTKITNFMSKVTNGLNKMVNVDLYTIVRNDELRQLVFQKNSTAIAAIGLMTEVFFDINKINVPTLILWGENDDVVPIRVGYILNKLIKNSNLEVIKNSGHVPILDSKEVYLNYLDKFLNKEIEKKEKNQTKVYSKDEKTIIANNTKINCNSRILKIIDSKNLQLNNCNLEKLIIVNSTVSLIDSNINSDNVAISATNSILNITSSDIKGRIAIELNNSKLDIAGTNLVSSEISILSKGINQVIFSLTTLIGPITTKVFHKKVTMQNNNKF
- a CDS encoding RBBP9/YdeN family alpha/beta hydrolase — encoded protein: MSKRVLILHGLSGSDFPHWQSQLAMDLIKENFIVSFPSFPNKNEPKLNEWKEFLKKELEHFKPNIVVCHSLANILWFHTCDELDIKLDKLMLVAPVSRNRDIPEAKTFFPYPIAKDLKANEIIMAASTNDPYMSIEEAIELQSKLNIGMKIMENAGHINAASGFGKLDCALDWIKRVDECQINEELEK
- a CDS encoding translation initiation factor SUI1, whose amino-acid sequence is MGLADKLAFGLGAKLEGNSFDTVKEDKKKPKKSSNEIIPKNQHQLVFTFEKRNGKPVTNVGRFNISLDEKKEVLKLLKKKLACGGAINEEWLELQGDVKDKIKIILESDGWKFRK
- a CDS encoding beta-ketoacyl synthase chain length factor, translating into MKINLEILESSYLFGNKEIENLNTKELVPTMVLRRRLTKAAKLVIELINNVNFNNGRIIYGTAYGELLATSNILNAILKNDILSPTDFQNSVYNTAVSYSSILFKNNSEILTISSGDETSLKALKVGAIKALDGDELLLICTETLNIDNIEEVNNCIEYLEVAVALKVRVTDQAATIDINNISNEGFPKSVEHFMYIAKKFSNDKKNIIEVDL
- a CDS encoding phosphatidate cytidylyltransferase, which encodes MFKIISESSIRIKTALVLFFVFILVSYFDTLFLVWLFLGFFMIVGVSESRKLFGLEHNYLIFQYSAIIWIAAYFYPNPMELVFVSLIAIASIIAYRKKTNPKIILPILYPLVSFLFLLSLYIEFGIQVLWWLLFVVASADTGAYFVGKSIGKTKFCETSPKKTVEGVIGGVLLAGILGPLFALSGISYGSALVISLVVAVSSIFGDLFESYLKREAGVKDSGSLLPGHGGVLDRTDGFLFGAVIMLVLLRIVV
- a CDS encoding DUF1566 domain-containing protein, whose product is MKYLFLIFVLFNFIEAKIYRDGSKEIVIDDSAKLMWVDNVSVIKNMKNHDDGEKYCNEITHGGFSNWRLPKIEEFELIVDKKNTRNYINKAFKYNVPDGYWAYKAHWRTFWYYADYMHFVSGTPYFDSRHKTKYIRCVRDY
- the tsaD gene encoding tRNA (adenosine(37)-N6)-threonylcarbamoyltransferase complex transferase subunit TsaD, translated to MILSIESSCDDSSLAITDIKTNKLIYHKKISQEIQHSFYGGVVPELAARLHVEALPKILEECKEYFPSLKAIAVTNAPGLSVTLTEGVTMAKALSISLNLPLIAVNHLKGHIYSLFIEKNEVLPMTVLLVSGGHTQIIEANSLYDMKVIASTMDDSFGESFDKVSKMLGLGYPGGPIVQEYGLKGDENRFELPIPLSQSSKIEFSYSGLKNAVRMQIEKLENQEGGIKEQNKYDLCASFQKTAVLHIMQKLKKLFKQKTPKNFAIVGGASANIYLRSQLEELCKKSNTNLYLSELKYCADNAAMIGRVAVEQYKQNDFIRIKDIDVQSRIKELVWA
- the dxr gene encoding 1-deoxy-D-xylulose-5-phosphate reductoisomerase — its product is MILLGSTGSIGVNTLNIARKFNLNVEVLVAGRNIELLNQQIKEFNPKKVVIDREEDIKLVCHNNISFGEEAILNAIQESSSNTVVNALVGFLGLKPTLKAIECGKKIALANKESLVVAGKFIDQKNLRPIDSEHFGLWYLLQDKKIDSMLITASGGSFRDYPLEKLQNVSIKEALNHPNWSMGNKITIDSATMTNKMFELLEAAWLFDTKKLDAIIETKSLIHALINFKDGSTTAHIANASMQLPIAYAILGHCDEQILKPVDLVEITNLEFRKIESSRYPIWNIKDEVLNNPDLGVVLNAANEVAVSKFLSSQIGFMDISKMTLNAINKFHNLKANNIEDIFEIDKQVRNYCES